One window from the genome of Haloprofundus halobius encodes:
- a CDS encoding four-helix bundle copper-binding protein: protein MALQQITHLSDEQRDCLDNCLEATQACEWCADECIDEGEGMERCIRLCRDVADVASMHARFMARSSSYSDDLAAVCADACEECADECAQHDHEHCQVCADVLRDCAESCRNMASA from the coding sequence ATGGCGCTTCAACAGATCACACATCTGTCCGACGAACAGCGCGACTGCCTCGACAACTGCCTCGAAGCCACACAGGCGTGCGAGTGGTGCGCCGACGAGTGCATCGACGAGGGCGAAGGGATGGAGCGGTGTATCCGTCTCTGCCGGGACGTCGCCGACGTGGCGTCGATGCACGCACGATTCATGGCGCGGAGTTCGTCGTACAGCGACGACCTCGCCGCCGTCTGTGCCGACGCCTGCGAGGAGTGCGCCGACGAGTGCGCCCAACACGACCACGAACACTGCCAGGTGTGCGCCGACGTGCTCCGCGACTGTGCGGAGTCCTGTCGGAACATGGCCTCGGCGTAG
- a CDS encoding arylsulfotransferase family protein, translating into MAGRISLRVVFVALITLSVLAVGFGYASSATESTFESNLDGDSVVDPSAQIAPESDGITVVATDSNSWRGESADGPRARAELVAFNPNGSTLYYNDTHTRYWDVDPVEGTDATVEYLYADHLEPDECPDEWDASELGVDQETLDTYVEAHSGVNACTENGIERVNLTTGETETVYSAETPGKHSSRWHDGDRINETHYAVADILFDRMFVVNTETEEITWTWNASDEYDTEEDGGPYAEDWTHMNDVEVLEDGRFMLSPRNLDRVIFVEPGEGVQEDWTLGEEDNYDTLNEQHNPDYIPEEEGGPAVIIGDSENNRVIEYQREDGEWEQSWTWRDARMQWPRDADRLPNGNTLISDSNGNRVFEVNQQGKIVWSVNIAFPYESERLGTGDESAGGPSAQSADIGSRDPSIDEQFWIGLKNEIPGKYLNGLMYITPPWMGIPELFAILVGAVGLVGLVGVEVAGFVSRRRSGSTTDGSSTTTTRDND; encoded by the coding sequence ATGGCCGGACGGATTAGTCTCCGAGTTGTCTTTGTCGCCCTCATCACACTCTCCGTACTCGCGGTCGGATTCGGATACGCGTCGTCGGCGACCGAGTCCACGTTCGAGAGCAACCTCGACGGTGACAGCGTCGTCGACCCGAGCGCCCAAATCGCACCAGAGTCCGACGGCATCACCGTCGTCGCCACCGACTCGAACTCCTGGCGCGGCGAGAGCGCCGACGGACCGCGGGCGCGCGCCGAACTGGTCGCGTTCAACCCGAACGGGTCGACGCTGTACTACAACGACACCCACACGCGGTACTGGGACGTCGACCCCGTCGAAGGGACCGACGCGACGGTCGAGTATCTGTACGCCGACCACCTCGAACCGGACGAGTGTCCCGACGAGTGGGACGCCTCCGAACTCGGCGTCGACCAGGAGACGCTGGACACGTACGTCGAGGCGCACAGCGGCGTCAACGCCTGTACGGAGAACGGCATCGAGCGCGTGAACCTGACGACCGGCGAGACCGAGACGGTCTACTCCGCCGAGACGCCCGGCAAACACTCCTCGCGCTGGCACGACGGCGACCGCATCAACGAGACGCACTACGCCGTCGCCGACATCCTCTTCGACCGGATGTTCGTCGTGAACACCGAGACCGAGGAGATCACGTGGACGTGGAACGCCAGCGACGAGTACGACACCGAGGAGGACGGCGGGCCGTACGCCGAGGACTGGACGCACATGAACGACGTCGAGGTGTTGGAGGATGGCCGGTTCATGCTGAGTCCGCGTAACCTCGACCGCGTCATCTTCGTCGAACCCGGTGAGGGCGTCCAGGAGGACTGGACGCTCGGCGAGGAGGACAACTACGACACCCTCAACGAACAGCACAACCCCGACTACATCCCCGAAGAGGAGGGCGGACCGGCGGTCATCATCGGCGACTCCGAGAACAACCGCGTCATCGAGTACCAGCGCGAGGACGGCGAGTGGGAGCAGTCGTGGACGTGGCGCGACGCGCGGATGCAGTGGCCGCGCGACGCCGACCGCCTGCCGAACGGCAACACGCTCATCTCCGACTCCAACGGCAACCGCGTCTTCGAGGTAAACCAGCAGGGTAAGATCGTCTGGAGCGTCAACATCGCGTTCCCCTACGAGTCCGAACGCCTCGGCACGGGCGACGAGTCCGCCGGCGGTCCGAGCGCGCAGTCCGCCGACATCGGCTCCCGCGACCCCTCGATAGACGAGCAGTTCTGGATCGGTCTCAAGAACGAGATTCCCGGGAAGTATCTCAACGGCCTAATGTACATCACGCCGCCGTGGATGGGGATTCCCGAACTGTTCGCCATTCTCGTTGGCGCCGTCGGACTCGTCGGACTCGTCGGCGTCGAAGTCGCCGGGTTCGTCTCGCGACGCCGCAGCGGGTCGACGACCGACGGAAGCAGCACGACGACGACGCGGGACAACGACTGA
- a CDS encoding lipid II:glycine glycyltransferase FemX, with amino-acid sequence MAQSTTPPTDPIEKRGVRVGLATDDDLERWNDLASRSPHGTVYHRLEALEVQAAHAGAELFPLVGYKGQEPVCLFPVFSLSKAGIRGVFSPPPDLWVSYLGPALLNFESLKQRRAEKRHRRLVEAALGWVDETLDPSYIHFRTACGYDDPRPFEWNGFDVTPRYTYHVDLTPGPDALLDSFSSDARRNVRTDADYTVDVEGVDAIERIVEQVRRRHEEQGESYAVTPAFVTDLHRRLPDGCVRPYVFRADGEFVSGMVTLAHGDTVHRWQGGAKTDHDLPVNDLLDWHIMRDAMERGETTYNLVGANNPRLCDYKAKFAPEVVQYHSLGRRNAGLKVAAKFYKRFIR; translated from the coding sequence ATGGCACAATCGACCACTCCACCTACTGACCCGATAGAAAAACGCGGCGTCCGCGTCGGTCTCGCCACCGACGACGACCTCGAACGCTGGAACGACCTCGCCTCCCGGTCCCCGCACGGAACCGTCTACCACCGCCTCGAAGCGCTGGAGGTACAAGCCGCCCACGCCGGCGCGGAACTCTTCCCGCTCGTCGGCTACAAGGGTCAGGAACCGGTCTGCCTGTTTCCGGTGTTCTCGCTCTCGAAGGCGGGAATCCGCGGCGTCTTCTCGCCGCCGCCGGACCTCTGGGTGTCGTATCTCGGGCCGGCGCTTCTCAACTTCGAATCGCTCAAACAGCGACGTGCCGAGAAACGTCACCGTCGACTCGTCGAGGCGGCGTTGGGGTGGGTCGACGAGACGCTCGACCCGAGTTACATCCACTTCCGGACGGCCTGCGGCTACGACGACCCACGTCCGTTCGAGTGGAACGGTTTCGACGTGACGCCGCGGTACACCTACCACGTCGACCTCACGCCGGGACCGGACGCGCTGCTCGACTCGTTCAGCAGCGACGCCCGCCGGAACGTCCGCACCGACGCCGACTACACCGTCGACGTCGAGGGCGTCGACGCCATCGAGCGCATCGTCGAGCAGGTTCGTCGCCGCCACGAAGAACAGGGCGAGTCCTACGCCGTCACACCGGCGTTTGTCACCGATCTCCACCGTCGACTGCCCGACGGCTGCGTCCGCCCGTACGTGTTCCGCGCCGACGGCGAGTTCGTCAGCGGGATGGTGACGCTCGCGCACGGCGACACGGTCCACCGTTGGCAGGGCGGCGCGAAGACCGACCACGACCTGCCGGTGAACGACCTGCTCGACTGGCACATCATGCGGGACGCGATGGAGCGCGGGGAGACGACGTACAACCTCGTCGGCGCGAACAACCCCCGGCTCTGCGACTACAAGGCGAAGTTCGCCCCCGAGGTGGTTCAGTACCACAGCCTCGGGCGGCGAAACGCGGGACTGAAAGTGGCCGCGAAGTTCTACAAGCGGTTCATCCGGTGA
- a CDS encoding alkaline phosphatase family protein: MVRKSETVRTLLVGLDAACLPVLDPLFADGALPALRSVFREGTAGPLDSQVPPWTPSAWPSVYTGVNPGKHGVFGFLTFEGYDWDVVNASDVKSRTLWEYLDECGLTSVVVNAPVTHPPPEIDGAVVPGYVGPEEPDCHPAGLLEELRDEIGAYRVYAPADGDDSLQSRIETYRELVRMRGEAFRYLAGRFGPDFGFVQFQQTDTVFHECPGDERAVRAVYEAVDRQLAEILDACDPDTVVVVSDHGIGEYHGGEVRVNERLANYGLLETRRGGDGMPSWNRLATERLRRNEPVDGDGDVDGRIRNHATALLSALADVGLTSQRLGRVLSRLGLASFVLRRVPSSMVQAASEQVDFPASTAYMRSRIELGVRVNLAGREPDGVVPVSEYEAVRTALLGCLRSATTDDGEPVFERVARREAFFEGPYVDEAPDVVVVPTNYDHFITARLRGEEFDPDPQESWNHKFEGVVALAGDAVDATAPLVGASVFDIAPTVLSTLGVPYDERMDGAPLAPVKAVGPRAYPTYEAETKRATADGTVEARLSELGYLER; the protein is encoded by the coding sequence ATGGTACGTAAATCAGAGACGGTACGAACGCTCCTCGTCGGCCTCGACGCCGCCTGTCTCCCCGTGCTCGACCCGCTCTTCGCCGACGGCGCGCTCCCGGCGCTCCGCTCGGTGTTTCGGGAGGGAACCGCCGGACCGCTGGACTCGCAGGTCCCGCCGTGGACGCCGAGCGCGTGGCCGTCGGTGTACACCGGTGTCAACCCGGGAAAGCACGGCGTGTTCGGCTTTCTCACGTTCGAGGGGTACGACTGGGACGTCGTCAACGCGTCTGACGTGAAGTCGCGGACGCTGTGGGAGTATCTCGACGAGTGCGGCCTGACGAGCGTCGTCGTCAACGCGCCGGTCACGCATCCGCCGCCGGAGATCGACGGCGCGGTCGTCCCCGGCTACGTCGGCCCCGAGGAGCCAGACTGTCACCCGGCGGGGCTGCTGGAGGAACTCCGCGATGAAATCGGCGCGTACCGAGTGTACGCCCCCGCCGACGGCGACGACTCGTTGCAGTCGCGAATCGAGACGTACCGCGAGTTGGTACGCATGCGCGGCGAGGCGTTTCGCTACCTCGCAGGGCGGTTCGGTCCCGATTTCGGCTTCGTCCAGTTCCAGCAGACCGACACCGTGTTCCACGAGTGTCCCGGCGACGAACGGGCGGTTCGAGCCGTCTACGAGGCGGTCGACCGCCAACTCGCCGAGATACTCGACGCCTGTGACCCCGATACCGTCGTCGTCGTGAGCGACCACGGCATCGGCGAGTACCACGGCGGCGAGGTGCGCGTGAACGAACGGTTGGCGAACTACGGCCTCCTCGAAACCCGCCGCGGCGGCGACGGAATGCCGTCGTGGAACCGTCTCGCGACCGAACGACTCCGCCGAAACGAACCCGTCGACGGGGACGGCGACGTCGACGGCCGCATCCGCAACCACGCGACGGCGCTCCTTTCTGCGCTGGCGGACGTCGGTCTGACGAGCCAACGACTCGGTCGCGTCCTCTCGCGGCTGGGTCTGGCGTCGTTCGTCCTCCGACGCGTTCCGTCGTCGATGGTTCAGGCTGCGAGCGAGCAGGTCGACTTCCCGGCGTCGACGGCGTACATGCGTTCGCGCATCGAACTCGGCGTGCGCGTCAATCTCGCCGGTCGCGAACCGGACGGCGTCGTCCCCGTGAGCGAGTACGAGGCGGTCCGCACTGCGCTCCTCGGCTGTCTCCGATCGGCGACGACCGACGACGGTGAGCCCGTGTTCGAGCGCGTCGCCCGGCGGGAGGCGTTCTTCGAGGGGCCGTACGTCGACGAGGCCCCGGACGTCGTCGTCGTGCCGACGAACTACGACCACTTCATCACCGCGAGACTCCGCGGTGAGGAGTTCGATCCCGACCCACAGGAATCGTGGAACCACAAGTTCGAGGGCGTCGTCGCTCTCGCGGGCGACGCTGTCGACGCGACTGCCCCGCTGGTCGGCGCGTCGGTGTTCGACATCGCTCCCACGGTGCTCTCGACGCTGGGCGTCCCGTACGACGAACGAATGGACGGCGCTCCGCTGGCTCCCGTGAAGGCCGTCGGGCCCCGGGCGTACCCGACGTACGAGGCGGAGACGAAACGGGCGACGGCCGACGGGACCGTCGAAGCACGACTCAGCGAACTCGGCTATCTCGAACGATAA